CCCAGCCAATGATCACCCGCAGGTAGTGGCCGTCGGGGGGCGGCAGCATCTGCAGATCAAAGCTGACCAGCAGACGATCACCGTTGATAAGGTGGAAAACCACAATCCTACTAATGATGGCTTTGATACTGAACCGCTCAGGCCCATGACAGCTGAACACGAGTCCTCCAGCGATCGATCAAAGGCATTTGGGATCCGTGTCGGGCATGCAGAACCAAGATGACGCATGCATCACAATAGGCTCCCATCTTTCATAGATGGGTCGCAATATACGAAATGAAAGCATCTCATCGTTCGGCATCTATTTTGAAGCGTAATCAACAAAGCAATGCATACTATGGAAGGGAACCTCATGAAAAAGTCTAAGATGGCACATCGCAGGCGGGGTCATGGCAGATCCCATTATTATATCGTGGGCGAAGGTATGTGCCCCGTCCAGATTGATTACACCTATGCACCTGGCGCAGAGAAACCTTATCTCCCGGCACCAGATGATGCTGTCACACCGGAAGGCTCTACCCTAACCTATGAGCCACCACCAGCAGAAGAAATCGAATTCCGGTTTATGCGCCTCTTCCCGGATGCCGGTAAGTTCGAGCCAGCAGATGCTGCACTCATCGCTCTGGGGCAAGTCATGGAAGACCTAGCCACAGAACAAATCGACAACTCCAATATCCCGGCTGGTTATACCTATCTAGGCCAGTTCATCGACCATGACATTACCTTCACAGGTAACGGTGACATCGAAGGCCAAGCGATAGAACCGCAGAATGTCATCAATCGGCGGTCACCATTCCTGGACCTGGATTCGGTGTATAACGGTGGTCCTGATGTTTCGCCAGCGCTCTATGAAGCGGATAAGGTTCACTTTAAGATCGGCACGACCCTGGGGCGTCCCTTATTCGGCGTGACGCAATCACTACCAAATGACCTGCCACGTCAGGGCAATGGAAACGCTGTGCCTAAGCAGGCCATCATCGGCGACCCGCGCAATGATGAAAACCTAGCAGTAGCCCAGATTCATCTGCACATGCTCAAGTTCCATAATAAGGTCGCTGATAGTGGCAGCCTGGCGAACGAAACCAATGCCAAGAAACGCTTCGAAGAAGCACGTAAGATCGTCACTCAACATTATCAATCCGTTGTGCTTCACGATTTCGTACCACGGATTGTCGATCCAGATGTCTACAACGACATCATGGCTAACGGGCGTCACTTTTATTGCCATGACGATCCAAAAGTACCAGCCATGCCTGTTGAGTTCTCAGTTGCGGCATTCCGCCTGGGCCACAGCATGATTCGCAATCAGTACGAATGGAACCGTGTGTTCAGTACAACCGGGCCCGGCCCTGTCGCATCCCTGGCACTGCTCTTTGAGTTCTCCCAGCTTTCCGGGGACCTGGGCGGTGACGATACGCTGCCGACGGATTGGGTCGCAGATTGGACGCGCCTGTTCGACTTCACAGGTGTCAATGGCATCGAGAATAACCCAATTTTCAACTTCGCTCGGTTGATTGATACGCAGTTGGCAACTAAATTGATGGACCTGCCAGAATTTGCAACGGCTTCTGCACCGCATCTGATGTCACTATCTGTGCGGAACCTGCTTCGTGGGCGCTTAATCGGCCTACCTTCCGGCCAGGAAGTCGCAAAACTGGTGGGCGCGACTGCCCTGACACCTGATGAAATCAAAACAGGGCCGCATGCAGCCATCTTAGAAGCCAACAACTTCCTTGAGGATACGCCCTTGTGGTACTACGTCCTCAAGGAGGCACATGTGCAGCAAGGTGGTCAAAAGCTTGGGCAAGTCGGCAGCCGCATCGTTGTGGAAACATTCCATGGCCTTGTTGAAGTCAGCCGTCACTCCATCTTGCAGGAGCAAGGCTGGGCACCAAGCTTGCCATCAGTCGACCCGGATCGCTTCACAATGGCGGATCTGCTGGCATTCGTTGACGAAGTGAACCCGTTGGGGGTGGGGAACTAGAATTTGTTCACTTCGCACGGATCAGACCCTGGCTCACAGTAAGAGTCTGCCATAGGAAGTCGGCGGTAGGACGTGCAGCGCACATACTGTACACCCTACCGTCTTTTTAGTTACTTAACAGGCACACTTTACTTAAAGGACAAGTAGCCACGCCGATTGCTGCGCTATTCGTAAGCGAGGGCTTCACGGATGCTGATTTCAGAGGCTCTCTGGGCTGGCACGATACTAGCAAATATGGATACGAGCAAAACCATCACAAGCCAGATCAGGGGTCCGTCTATCGTCGGCGCATAGCTGAGCGGTTGTTCAAAGATGATATTGCCCAGCAACCCACCGAAAAAATATGTTGCCGGTATACTGAGGGGCAGCGCAACCAAGAAGCTCAGCAGCCCGATCATGACGCCCTCCCCCACAAACATAAACCGCAGCGTATTCGTCCCTGCACCAACAGCACGCATCACGCCGATCTCACGCGTTCGCTCAAGAACGTTCAAGCTCATCGTTCCGGTCAAGCCCAGGCCAGCCACAAAGGCAATCAACACACCCATGGCTAATAAGACGAGAACCAACACATTGAAGCCACCTGTCAAACCGGCCAGGACATCTGTTCGCAACGTCGTACGCGCAACTTCAAGTCCTTGCTGCTCAAGCGAAGCCTCTAACTGATTGGCAACAGTACTATCCGCATTGATGACTTTGACAGCGACTCGATCAGCCAGATTTGGCCGCCCAACCAAACGTGCAACGCTATCATAGTAAGTGTATGCCGATGCACCAAAGCTATCGATAACGCCTATAACATGCCAGTCGTCTTCCACATCCCCATATTTCAGGATGAGTATATCGCCCACTTCAATTCCAGCATCGCTGAGCAAATCATCGCTCACAATGATGTCATTCCGATTGTTATAAGTGGGTGCCTCCAGCCAACGACCTGCTAGCAACGGAGGGTCCACAAAGGTCGAATCATAGGGAATGCCTGTCAGCGAGAAGTTCGACCCTTGTGTATCACCAGGTAACGATTGAGCGACAGATGCGCCAATCCAGCTCTCCGCATCTGTGACACCGGACAATGACATCACACGACGTTCAACAGCCTCCTGATTAAAATAACCAGAGAAGGAATAGAGAATATCGTACTCAGACATCCGCGCCAGGACATTCAAGTCGACATTCAGGCCATTGCGCACGTTCATGATGCTGATGAAAAAGGCACCAGCTAGTGTCAGTGTGATTAGCGTGACAAGTAAGCGCGTCTTGCGCCGGAATGTGTTGCGGATTGAGAGCAACACGGGGCGCGATAAGCCTTTAATACGCGCGAGCAACAAATCCAGTGGATTGTGGCTGTTCTGCACCGCGTAATCACTGATAGCCTGTGCAGGTGGAATACTCGTCCCCGATAGCACAGGAAACAACGCCGCTATCATTGGTGTGCCGATAGCTACAGCAATCTCCATGACGAAGATATAAGGCGGCATATAAAAATTAACGATATCGAGATTGAGGTAAACATTCACAATCCCCAGCAGTTGTCCCGCAAAAAGCAAACTCGTCGGCATCGCCAGAATGAGCGCCATCACACCAAAACAAGCAACCATCACCATGTAAATACTGATGATTTGACCACGAGAAGCGCCAATGATCTTCATGATACCAATTGGGCGCTTTTGCTGTGCCATAAAGCCGGAGATGGTATTCACAACGAGGAAAGTACTCAAAAGCAGTGAGACCAACCCCACAAAGACCAGAACCGTCGCTAACCCATTGAAAATGCCGCTTGCCCAGTGACCATCCTCATTGATGGTAATTCCACTTACATTGACGCCCATATGCAGCAAATCGTCACGCAACAAGTTAGCACGTTCACTCAGTGTCATGGTCGAATCATCGACCGTGACCATGAGTTGATTGTAATAAGTGGGTAGGCCAATACGGTGCAGCGTTTCAGGCGTTACATAAGCGGAAACCGTCGTCTGGATGCCTCCAGGCCGAATGCTGAAATCATAGACTGTGCCACCATAGATGAGTGTTTCGCGCCTGCCATCTGGCATATCCAGCGTGACTTCATCACCAATGGAGAAGCCTAAATTATCAGCAAAAGTCCGTTCAACATAAAGCTCACCTGTCTTAAGAGGCCATGCACCTTCCTCAGGTGAAATCCGATTAATGACGATATTTTCATAATCGGCATAAGCCGTTAACGACATGCCAAACGACTTGCCATCTTTCCCGATGAGCGTGGTGTTACTGATCGTAACGGCTTCACTGCCCGTGACACCCGGTTGTCTCGCTGCCCAACGAACAAGATCATCATCGAAACCAGGGATTGTGAAGGTAATGTCATTGACGTTGGTATAAGCCAGGGTGTCATCGAGATCGTTGTTAGAAACGTAGCGCGCGATGAACAAACTACCAAAAGCAAATACGCCAATCGCAATCGATAGCACAACCAGCATCGTGCGGCTTTTGTTATCCCACAGATCGCGAAAGACCTTACGCCAGCGTGGACTGAGCATCGTTACACGCTTTCCTTTTCCGTCTCACCGTCGGATTCAGTATCCGCTTCAACATCGAGTTCAGCGCTAGAGGCTGCCGGGCGAGAATCCGCAACCAATTCACCGTCAGCAATGGTGATGACACGACTCATCTGTTCAGCCAGATCATCATCATGTGTCACCATGAGGAAGGTCTTACCCTGAGCAACCAGATTCTCAAAAAGGTGGAAGACCTGCTCTGCTGTACGCGAATCAAGGTTACCAGTTGGCTCATCAGCCACCACGATAGGCGGATCATTTGCCAGAGCACGCGCAATCGCGACACGCTGCTGTTGACCACCGGAAATCATTGTGGGTAGTTTATTCGCCTGAGCTTCAACATCCATCAATGAGAGCAATTCCATTGCACGATCATGACGCTCATGAGAGCTATACATATTGCAAAAATCCATCGGCAGCATCACGTTTTCGATGACTGTCAGAGTGGGTAGGAGCTGGAAGAACTGGAACACCACACCCATCGTCACACCGCGCCACTTTGCCATCTGCCCTTCATTGAAGTGATGGATCGCCGTGCCATTCATGATGACTTCGCCACTGCTCGGTCGATCAATACCGGTTATCATATTAACCAGCGTCGATTTACCACTGCCGGATTTACCAATAATGCCGACGAATTCCCCTCGGTCGATTGTCAGGTCGATACCCTTCAGTGCGTAGAAATCACCCGCTTCGGTCTTATACGCTTTTTTCACATCACCCAGGGTGATCAGGTACTCGTTTTCTGCTTTGTAATCGGCTGCTTCGCTGCGCCTGTTGAATGCTTTAAACATCTTGTTTTAGCTCTCCGCCTCAATCACTGCTGTACCGCTCATACCAATTCGCACCACCACATCACCCGGATCAAACGTTACCTGCGTCTCATAGGAGGGAACCGCTTCCCCTACTGCTGGTAGCAGGCCAATATACGTGATCGTACCCGGCAATTCTGTACCCGGCAGCGCTTCTAATGTAATCGCCACAGTCTGGCCCACCTGGAGGTAGACGACATCGGTTTCATCAATGGTGAGGTCAACAACGTAAGCGCTGGAATCCGCAAGGACTATGGCAGGCTGGTTTGTAGGAGGCAACTCCCCAACAGTGAGGTTACTCGTCACGACAAGTCCATCAAAAGGTGCCACCAAAACGGCATCTTCAAGCATATATTCTGCTTGCTGCAAAGCCAGATGCGTGGTTTCCAATGCGATTTCAGCCAAACGTTGATCTGTTGCATCTGGTCCATCCATCAGGCGATCAAGCTGAATCTGTGCCTGAGTGATACCCGCATTGGCTTGCCCAAGCCGCGTTAGATTCGGCCCCTCATTCTGGACAGCAGCATAATTCGTTTCCGCAATGCTGATGCCCATATCGGCCTGCGTCAGGCCAGAATTAATCTGGATATCCTGGGCCATCGCCGAGTTATTGGCCGAATTGCGGAATTCAGGGTTCACAGCCAGGGTCATATCCCGCTGCAATTGCGCCTGCCAGAGCTGATTACGAGCCTGTTCTGTTTGCAAGCGAGCGATTTCAACTTCGTTCTGGCTCGGCTGAGCAGAATAAGCCGCATTGGCGTTGGCCTGGGCTGTATTGAGTGCCGCCTCTGCGACAGCGATATCAACATCGCGAGCCGGGTCCATAAGCTGATTATAACGAATCTGCTGTTCATTAAGCCGATTCTGTGCATCCTGTATCGCGAGTTCCAGATCAATCGTATCCAGACGCGCCAGGACATCCCCCTGATGAACGAAATCACCTTCTTCAACGAGGACTTCGCTCACTGTGCCCGTCATCCCAAACGTCAGCGGAACCGTCTTACTGGCCTGAATCGTACCCGTTTCCGTGATGGTCACGCTCTCTGGTGAAGTCTGCGCACTCACAACTTGCGCACCCATTAATCCTAGGCATAACCCCATCATGAGGGCGATCTGACCCAAGCGGCGATTTTTTGTCGTCATGTTCATCCTATTTACCTCTTTACCCAACTTGGCCTACGCTAACTCACGGACAATGGTCTCGCCTGCGCTCAGGCCAGATATAATTTCAATAGTGTTGGTATTACGGATGCCTAATGTGACGGCGCGTTCTTCGATCTTGCCATCTGCCAGCAAGACATCAACATAAGATTGGCCTGCCTCATCGCTATAAACAAACTGCACGGGTACAATCAGGACATCCTGCTTATCATTGAGGATGAGGTCCGCATCGGCGCTCATCCCAGGCCGCAAACGCCCATCTTCGGTTGTCAACTCTATCTGGACGTCATAAACGACAATGCCATTTTGATCACGCCCTTGTGGTGCAATCTGGCTTAACGTACCCGCGAATTGCAAGCCCGGTAATGCATCCAGCTCAACTTGTGCATTCATCCCTTGCGTGAGGTCTTGAACATTATTTTCATCAACCTCCCCCAGGAAGTGCAGCGGATCGACATCAACAAGCTGCACAATCGGCACGCCAGCGCTCACACGTTGCCCAACTTCGACGGTGACATCTGCAACGAAACCATCAAACGGGGCTGTCAGCATGGTACGGTCATAATTTACCTGCGCCTGATCCAGCGTCAGTTGGGCCTGTTCAACAGCATTCTCCGCCTGCTCAATCTGATATTCAGTCACGCCAGATTGTGCTTGCTCCAGAGCTGCCTGTGCTTGCAAAACATTAGCCCAGGCAGCGCCCAGCTCACCCTGATTCGCCGTCTGTAATTCTTCTACCCGCAAACGAGCAATCTCCGCGTTGAAGGACGCCTCACCAATCTGCGCATCCATCAGCGTAATCGTCTCATCAGATTGCACATTGGGGTTTGCATATTGGCGCGCCTCTTGGGCTGCGGTGAGCGCCTCTTGGGCCTGGTCATATTGCAACTGGGCTGCTGCAATGTCTTCATCTGTAATAGCGTTATTCACGTCAGCATAGGCACTTTGTGCCGCCCGGAGGTTCGCTTCCGCGATGCTTATGGCGTCATCATCTGGGGTCTGTAAATCTTCAAGTTGGCGTACGGCCAGCTCATAATTGAGATTCGCCTGCTCATAAGTGGCATATTGTGTGCGGCTATCGACACGTATCAGCGCATCACCTGCCTGCACCCAATCACCATCTTCAACGAGCACTTCTACCACCTGGCCGCTCGTCTGGAAGCTCAAATTCACGATCTCTTCCGCTTCAATTGTGCCGTAGGCAGCAATACCAGTAGCGATTTCGCTCTCACTCACCACATAAGTCTGTAATTCCGGGCTGTTAGCAGCAGAAAGGCTTGGATAGCCCCACACCACTGCCGCTGGCAAGATCAGCACCAACAGCACCAGTAGAATCAACGTCCGTCGAACACTCACTACGTCATCTCGCTTTCAATCGATAAACGAACTGTTCTGATTGAACTCGACAACGCCTATCACCCATAGTGCATGCGGTCAGCAGTCGATATGACTGGGGTCATATCAGCACCTGACGAGCGGCACCATCCCTCATGACCCACGTAAATACCAGGACACACACCTTCAGGCTTAGAATGCAATCTGTATTGATCAGAAATCAGGAGTACAGGTTTGATGAACTTACCGCCATTCGTTGCTGCTGGGATTGGCTGCGCCATCCTACTCTTTATTCTCACAGGGGTGCGCTTCATCATGCGGCAGCCAACATGGTCCTTCCTCCAGTTTTTGCTGGCAGCAGCCGCGATAGGCCTGGCGTTTTTGGGCCTGACAATGACAGAGATCGACAACAGTATGACGCAGGATATGCAGACCATCATCCTGGCTGTGGCTGGTGCACTCATCGTGCTGGGGGTTATTTTTGCACTTGTACAGCGTGTGCGCAGTACACCCGCAGCACCAACGATGTGGGCTTATTCTTCAGGTATTGCTTTAAGTGTGACGGGTGTGATCTTTGGATTGACGATTATCCTTGCACAGGTGACGGCCTCACTAACGCCGGAAACATCACAGACATACCAGGAGATGACGTTAGCGTCCCCCGATAAACAATCACAGCCCGTATCTTTTGTTGGGCGCACGTCATCGACAACAAATGAAAATGCAGAGACAGGCCTATCGACACGTCAATTTGTGCTGACGCCTCTGCCAACACAGTATGTCTATGATCCTGACGCCACGCCTACTGTAGTAGAGAGTACAGGCACCCCCAACGCAGGGAGTGAAATCGTCACGCGCACATCATGCAGCGGGATCGTGCAAAACAACCTGAACCTGCGTACAGAACCAGGCATGAACCAAACGCTCATCCTGACGATTCCATATAACACGTATGTACCCGTATACGCTGCCAGCGAGGATGCAGCATGGCTACAAGTGGACTATGATGGAAATATCGGTTGGGTCAGCGCAGATTATATTGTGCTAAATACAAACGGGTGTGATGAGTTAACGACATCATAAAGCAGCAACTTAGCTAATAAAAAGCCAGATTCTGCCCGGCCTACAGAACCATTTCATCAGAATCTGGCATAATAAAAATAGTCATCTGGAATATATGATCATGTTCGCGAAACGGCAAACGGTCAATCCAACACTTCTATCCTTATTCCGCATGTTCGTCTGGATAAGAATCAGTCTGGCCGTGCTCGCCGTCATTTTGCGTGCAGCCAGCACGCCACCACGCTATGGATACCTGCAAATACTGGTGCTGCTCATCTTCATCGCCATGGTGCTCTATCTTTACTCTGATTATTTACAAGAGCAATTAGGCAGTCTGTATCTACCGATTGCATTGGCTACAGTCACAATCGGGTTATCCCTTTCACGCCCTGTTGTACAACTGAGCGATTTGCAAAATGGCACAGGCCCCATTGTAGAAACACTCAGGTCCATCTCCTATGCGCAGATGGAAAGCCTATGGAACAATGAAACTACGCCGATGTTCTTCTTCCCGCTTGTACTCATCGCATGGCAGTACAGCTACCGCGAAGTTCTATTATTCATAGCAACAGTGGTTGGCATTGACTTTATCATTTATTTCAATCTCGCCATTGACCCGCCACAGGGCTTGCTCAATCTGCTGATGATCACGACCAGCCAGAGCGTGACGTTTATGTTCGTAGGTTATATTGTGACTGTGCTCTCACGTATTTTGAAAGAACAACGAGATGCGCTGCAAGATGCCAATCGCAACTTACGCCACTATATGACCACCCTGGACCAACTGGCAACCAGCCGAGAACGCAACCGTCTCGCAAGAGAACTACATGATACATTGGCACATTCCCTGAGCGCCACCACACTCCAACTAGAAGCCAGCAGTGCCTTATGGGAAACAAATCCAGAAAAATCACGGGCTTTGCTGGATCAATCACTAAAAACAACGCGTGCAGGGCTAACAGAAACACGTCGTGCATTAGAAGCCTTGCGCGCCTCGCCGCTGGATGACCTGGGGTTATTGCTTTCGTTGCGGCAGCTTGCACTCAACGATGCAGAACAAGCAGGTTACCAACTTCATATGGATCTACCAGATCAGGTTGAATCCATGCCGTTTGATGTTGAGCAAACGATCTATCGCTGCGCACAGGAAACATTCTCCAACATTGGGCGCCATGCTGGTGCAAAACATGTCTCTATGCAGCTCATTGATAATGATTCAACCGTAGATCTGTTCATCAAAGATGACGGGGTCGGCTTCAATATGCAAGAAGTTGATCCGACAATGCACTTTGGCATCGTAGGCATGCAAGAGCGAGTCGCTATCTTTGGTGGCACATTGGACGTCACAAGTAAGCCTGATGAAGGCACGTCCATCCACCTGCATATGGGAGTTAAATAATGATGGTAAAAGTATTGATTTGTGATGATCAGGATTTTGCCAGAGAAGGCCTTCAGCTTATTCTGGAAACAGACCCCGAGCTGCAGGTCGTTGGTGTCGCCCAAGATGGGGCCGATGCCATCGAAAAAGTCGATCAACTTCAGCCTGACCTGGTGCTCATGGACCTGAAAATGCCGGGCATCAACGGTATCCAGGCAACACAGGCTATCCACGATAAACATCCAGAGATCTTTGTGCTCGTATTAACCACCTATGACGGAGATGCTTGGGTCTTCGATGCCATCCGCAGTGGGGCTTCGGGCTATTTACTCAAAGATAGCCCACGTGACCGTTTGATTGCAGCTATCAAAGAGACTGTTCAGGGCAAAACGCACGTGGACCCCGGCGTTGCGGGTAAGCTCCTCACCCATATTGCGCATACACGCGTCGCAACAGATACAACACTTGCCAAATCCCTCAGCGACCGCGAAAAAGACGTCCTTAAACTGCTGGCACATGGCTTAACCAATACAGAAATTGCCCAACAACTTTACTTGTCAGAAGGCACCGTCAAGAACTACGTCAGTTCTTTATTCACCAAGCTCGATGTTGCTGATCGAACGCAAGCAGCCGTCAAGGCACTGCGTTATGGGCTGGTCAACTTAAACGACCTATAGCGAAATCAACCAGTCAGGGACCTTCACCCTACATCTATTCAGCTAGATAACGCACGGTTATGGCCTCAGGTAATTGGGACTCATAATCGTGCAAGCCCGCCAGCATTGTTTCGGCTCTTTGAGAATCCGCCGCATAGAATGCAATTGTTTCACCATAGTTGATCGTGTAATTTGGCATGCTCCATTGTGCGACAGGAACCCATCCAGGTGGGATCAATCGTTGGACCCAGTCATCATATACGATCGCATATTCCGCGTGACGTTCCTCAAAGAGGTTCCAGGCATCTTCCGCAGGGATCGTATACATGCCGCCAGCACGAGCAATCTCGACATTTGCAAGGCCATACAAATCAAGATACGGAATATCGGTGTAGTAGCTCGTTGTACCGATGTCATTAATGGCAACAACAGTCCCCGGTGGTAATTCTTGATCCATAAAGCGCATAAACTGGTACTGCTGCCAGTAAATATCCTGTACCCAATCCGGCGTGAGTAGTGCACTTGCGCTGCGCAGCGCCGGGTTCACGTAGGTAGGCATCAGGCAGAGTGCGACAAGCATCAGCCCAACAGCGATAGACACGCGACGCCGAGCTGATAATGGCGCAACCTTAAGTATTTTGGTGAGCAAAATCCCACAAATGAGGAAGAAACCGCCCATGAGATAGGCTTCATAGCGTAGGAAACTGGTATGTGTGAATTGATTGTGCAAAATCGTGTTACCTATGAACAGCAAGACGAGCACATTTTCAGGCGTCCAGAATTGCTGAAGGCGACTTTGCCACGATACAGTCTCTCCGTTTACAGCGTGTGCATTGCGCCAGCGGAACACCGCTAGCACGGCACCAAGGACAACCACAATGACCATCAACCATAGAACTGATGATTGATAGGTGCTGGCAAGAACCACATCTGGCCGGATTGCATTCAGATAATCTGCAAACGTATTGTAAGTACCTACACTGCCTTTTAGATAAACAGAATTAGGGATGGGTAAACTGCCCTCGCTGACGGAGTAAACCCCAAATAGGACCAGCGGCAAGGAGCCGATCAACAGGGTGCCAAGAGCGGGTAAAATACGTAATCGCAGCAAAAACACAACCGCCACACAAACTAAAGTGAAAATACCCTCATAGCGAATCCCTGTTTGTAATATCGCCAGGAAGAATAACCAGCCATAATCCCTGAGCGTAACTGTGCCACGTTCCGCCGCCGCAACTTTTGACACGTGATAGATAAAGAGGATAAAGAACCATATCTGGAAGATATGTTCCATCCCCATAAAAGCAACCGCAATAATGGGCGACGCCATAACAAACAGCACCAGGAATATAAATGTAACGCGGTCGCTTGCACCCTCTTGTTGCAAGATGCGGTAGAAAGTTACGACGACGCCATAACTTGCAACGACATTGAGCACAAGGGCCACCCAATCATGGCCGGAACCAATTACAGCGTAAACAATGGCAATCATAATCGGATATAACAACGAAGAGGTTGCAGCACTAAAGCCTGTTGCCTGGGTGCCCCACACGCCATGATCTACGAGATTTTGTCCCACCGCCATGTGAATGTAGGCATCGTCAATCGCGTAAATAAAGTGACCATCCATCCGGTTGACGATTTGGAAATAAGTCAGTACAAAAAGTCCGGTCAGGAAAATCAAAATGACAACAAGCGGCGTGTGCTTCATCAGTTTACCAAACATACAAATTCCCTGATTTGTTTTGTGTCTCATGATAAGAACAGACACTTATAAGCCCAGGCACATTATATACTTGGTTGTCGTTCTCAAGCGTTGATTTCCGGCTACCCACGCACTAGATTGATGAGCAGTAGCTTTCCACGTTTGACCTGGAAACGTAGAGCAATAAAAAACGCCAGAGACATCGATTCGTCACTGGCGCTTCTATCAGATTGTTGAACATCGATTAGCTGACCAGAGATTTTTCAGCTTCAAGGCGCTCCAGTAAGGCATCGTACTCTTCGCGCAGCAGACCAAAGATCAATTCATCGTAGTATTGGCCCTCAGTATAAATGTGCCGACGAATACGTCCTTCTGCCTGGCAGCCAAGCCGTTTAGCATGGTGAATCATGGGCTCATTCGTCTCAAGGCAGCGAATGTTATACTTCTGAAAGCGCAGTTCATGGAACGCATAACGCAAAATAAGGATTTTTGCGTCAAAGCCATAGCCATGTCCTCTGTATGCACGGTAGATACGGCTGCCTGTCTCGAAGGTACCATTTTTACGGTCCATAGAATGAATATTGACCCCACCGATCAATTCACCTTCAAGCGTCTCTATGGAAAACATAATGCGTTCATCAATATGGTTGAATTCAGCGTAACGTTCACCAAACGCCTTAGCCGATTGTTCTGATTTTGGCAGTTCAATCCCATAGTTCAAGAAGCGCACGGCTTCACTATCAGAGCC
The Phototrophicus methaneseepsis DNA segment above includes these coding regions:
- a CDS encoding SH3 domain-containing protein, which gives rise to MNLPPFVAAGIGCAILLFILTGVRFIMRQPTWSFLQFLLAAAAIGLAFLGLTMTEIDNSMTQDMQTIILAVAGALIVLGVIFALVQRVRSTPAAPTMWAYSSGIALSVTGVIFGLTIILAQVTASLTPETSQTYQEMTLASPDKQSQPVSFVGRTSSTTNENAETGLSTRQFVLTPLPTQYVYDPDATPTVVESTGTPNAGSEIVTRTSCSGIVQNNLNLRTEPGMNQTLILTIPYNTYVPVYAASEDAAWLQVDYDGNIGWVSADYIVLNTNGCDELTTS
- a CDS encoding GNAT family N-acetyltransferase, which gives rise to MDAILVNPYYWEYGRIRLRPLHMDDIELWLAEEGSDSEAVRFLNYGIELPKSEQSAKAFGERYAEFNHIDERIMFSIETLEGELIGGVNIHSMDRKNGTFETGSRIYRAYRGHGYGFDAKILILRYAFHELRFQKYNIRCLETNEPMIHHAKRLGCQAEGRIRRHIYTEGQYYDELIFGLLREEYDALLERLEAEKSLVS
- a CDS encoding sensor histidine kinase, whose amino-acid sequence is MFAKRQTVNPTLLSLFRMFVWIRISLAVLAVILRAASTPPRYGYLQILVLLIFIAMVLYLYSDYLQEQLGSLYLPIALATVTIGLSLSRPVVQLSDLQNGTGPIVETLRSISYAQMESLWNNETTPMFFFPLVLIAWQYSYREVLLFIATVVGIDFIIYFNLAIDPPQGLLNLLMITTSQSVTFMFVGYIVTVLSRILKEQRDALQDANRNLRHYMTTLDQLATSRERNRLARELHDTLAHSLSATTLQLEASSALWETNPEKSRALLDQSLKTTRAGLTETRRALEALRASPLDDLGLLLSLRQLALNDAEQAGYQLHMDLPDQVESMPFDVEQTIYRCAQETFSNIGRHAGAKHVSMQLIDNDSTVDLFIKDDGVGFNMQEVDPTMHFGIVGMQERVAIFGGTLDVTSKPDEGTSIHLHMGVK
- a CDS encoding response regulator, whose amino-acid sequence is MMVKVLICDDQDFAREGLQLILETDPELQVVGVAQDGADAIEKVDQLQPDLVLMDLKMPGINGIQATQAIHDKHPEIFVLVLTTYDGDAWVFDAIRSGASGYLLKDSPRDRLIAAIKETVQGKTHVDPGVAGKLLTHIAHTRVATDTTLAKSLSDREKDVLKLLAHGLTNTEIAQQLYLSEGTVKNYVSSLFTKLDVADRTQAAVKALRYGLVNLNDL